A segment of the Caretta caretta isolate rCarCar2 chromosome 13, rCarCar1.hap1, whole genome shotgun sequence genome:
GGCGTGTCTCTGCGCGTGGCGGGCGTGTCCCCGCGCGTGGCGGGCGTGTCTCTGCATGTGGCGGGCGTGTCCCCGTGCGTGGCGGGCGTGCCCCCCCTCGTGTCTGTGCTGGCCGCGTGCCCCTCCCCGTCTGTTGCTCCAGACAGCCCGGCGCGGGCTGCGCCCGTCCCTCTGGCTGTGCACGCCCTGGACGTGAATGACAACGTGCCCCAGCTGGCACCAGGGACCGAGCCCTTCATCTGTCACGGCACAGCGCCAGGCCAGGTGAGcgcccggatgcctgggtccctCCCTGCCGGGGCCgatgggggtgcagtgggggtgggggctgggagccaggatgcctgggttcacGCTCTTCTCCTCCCACAGCTGATCCAGACCATCTGGGCGCGGGACCGGGACGACGGTGGGGCCGGGAGTCGGGTGACAATTCGCTccccccccggggctggggccCCCCAACATCACTGTGCGGGACAACGAGGGTCTGCTAACTGCCCCCCCCTCTGTCCCCCCACGCTGTCCTCTGTCCCCGGCCTTCCCAAAgtccccccacttccccactcctcccctggccccccacactgtccccttcccctctgctcaccacccctcccccaaccccctcactTACTCTCTGCGTCTCCCCCCAGATGGTTCAGCCGCTCTCCTGCTCCAGGCCCTgtggctgcccccccccaggtgggccccccctgctggtgcccctggaGCTGGTGGATGGGGGACGTCCCGCCCTGACGGGCACCCCCACCCTGACGCTGAGCATCTGCCAGTGCCGGCCCGATGGCAGCCTGCgctcctgccagccccccccccccgctgcccgtGCCCCCCCGGGCTCAGCACTGCTGccctgctggccatcctgggcTGCGGCACCAGCCTGCTCGGTgaggggggtgtggggtctggggggacgggatgggggaggggctctgggggcCCGGcactgacccccctcccctcagcgcTGGCGGGGCTCCTGGCCCGGGGGGCCCCAAGGCAGGCATGGATGGAGGAGAGGAACCGGGGGGACGGGCCAGGTGGCACCCAGATGGGGGGTatgggagggctgggggcaggataGGGGAGGGATGGCTGGGGTAGGAGGGCCTCTGGGGGCCCAgcactgacccccctccccccagcgctggcagggctcctggcctgggggcgCCCCAAGGGGGGGCGCGGGCAGCGCCGGCGGAGAGGGCAAGGTGTGCGAAAACATCATCAGCTACGGGGGGGGCGAGGCCGACACCCAGGCCTTCGACATGGCTGCCCTGCAGCGTCCACCCGCCCCCGGACTCCTCCctggccccccccgcctgcctcGCCGCCCGCCTGGGACGGGCCAACGCCGACCCCCGGGCCCCCCCACGACTCGCTGCAGGTCTACGGCTACGACGGGGGGGGACACGCCCTGCGGCAGCCTCAGCCCCCTGGGCTCCTCCTGGGGGGCagcgagggggaggggggcaacccTGGTGAGTGGGGGCCCCTCTTTTGCACTGTGGCCGAGCTCTATGGGGGCCAAGAGGGGCCCGCCTGAGGCCACGCCCACCTCCCAGCCACTCCTGAGAGGCCACGCCCCTCCCTCTGGGTCATGCCAGCATGGCCACGCCCACCTCCAGCCATGCCCGGGGCATGCCACTTGACCACGCCCACTTCCTGACCACACCTGCAAGGCCACGCCCCCCTCCCTGTAGGTCATACCAGCAAGGCCATGCCCACCTCCTGGCCACACCAGTGAGGCCACGCCCACCGCCAGGCCATGCCATGGCCACTCCTGCAGGCCCACAACACTCTCCTAGCCACGCCCCCAAGCAGGCCGCTCCCACTTCCAGCCACACCCCCTTCTCAGCCCCCAAGGCATGGCCAGGGCCATGGGGGAGTGGCTACATCTGGCCAtggcacccacccctcccctgctccgccctgccccctctcagTGCTTCGGCCCCAtggcctcccccgccccagctcggcCTTTGTCCTGTGTTCGCCCCCATGGCCATTCGCCCACTGTGACTGACCGTGACCCCCCGCCCCCGATTAATGCCTTATCCAGCCCCCCCATCAGGCTGAGACCCCCACCGTCGCATCCTGCCGCCGCCCCCAGCCAGGAGAGCCCCAAGAAATCCCAGGGGATGAGGGCGTGGGCTGGACCCCACAGATCTAGGAACTTCCCTGATCcaccagacccctgcccccccccaagccaCCAGACCCCTTGACCACCCTTGGATTCTGCTCTGGGACTTTTAATCCCACTGGATACTGCGGGGGGGGGTGCCATTGTGTAGGGTGGGAGGGACGTACGATTGTGTTCGAGAAGAGGGGGAAGTGTCCATGTTATAATTTCGTAATAAACACTTTATTTTGTAAACTACAAACCTCTGCCTCATTGCGGGGCCCAAATGCCTGGGGTCCctcccggctccgggaggggagtagggtctggTGGTTCAAgctgggggaagggttgggaggcaggactcctgggttcatgcAGGGCCCCGGGGGCGGATGCTATAATGACTGATCTGCCCAAGTGTCTTTGTCTCCAATTTAATTTCTATGTaaatgagaaggggaggggggcCAGCAGGACCCCCCCAACAGTAGCAAAGAAGGGTGGGGGCACTGCTCCGctggcccttccccctccctcgctCTGCTGGAGCATGAAGGACCTGCTAATGGGGCCTCCGTGAACACTGGGGTCCCCCCAGACATATGGGGAGGGGGTTCAGCAGGGGCTGGtgggacagagcagagcaatgggggaaagaggggagcaAGAGATGGTGGGTCAATGTGAGAGccagagggagggagtggggcagggacagagggatgaagggagtggggcaggatggAAGGAGTCGGGCAGGgacagggggatggagggagtggggctggacggaaggagtggggcagggacggAGGAAGTGGGTCAGGGACAGAGGGACGGAGGGAGTGGGGCTGGAcggaaggagtggggcagggaccgAGGGacggagggagcagggctggacggaaggagtggggcagggacagaaggagtggggcagggacagagggacagagggagtggggctggacggaaggagtggggcagggacggagggagcagggctggacggaaggagtggggcagggacagaaggagtggggcagggagcgagggatggagggagtggggctggacggaaggagtggggcagggaccgAGGGACGGAGGAAGTGGGGCTGGAcggaaggagtggggcagggacggaggaagtggggcagggacagagggatggagggagtggggctggacggaaggagtggggcagggaccgAGGGacggagggagcagggctggacggaaggagtggggcagggacagaaggagtggggcagggagcgagGGACGGAGGGACAAAGACGGGGCGGGCAGCTGGCTGCGTGGCAGGGCCGTGGGGCAGTGCAGTCGGAGGGGGAGCGAAGCAGCCGAGCGGAAGGAGGAGTCGGGGGGAGCCCAGACCCTGCCGCCCCCGGACCCCAGTTCAGATCAGGGAGTGACATGCCCAGGGCGTGGCTGGAATAACACCCCCCAGCAGCCGGGCGCGTGGGGCTCCCAgttactccagtcccagcctcgcctgcagggggtgctgtggggcgggggatggagggctggtgccagatggggagataaacatggaaacccccccccacatacatCTCGGCCCCCAGATACCGCGCTGCCCGGCCACAGCCGCGTTTATTGCTCATCTGCTGCTTTATTCCAGTTCCGGCCAGAGCCGCCTGCGCCCAGGGCCCGCTGCTTGGGCGGTCCCAGGGGGTCCGGCAGGGTGGGCTGGTGGCGCCCGGGGCCTGCTGCTTCGCGGGAGGCCAGGCTGGGTTACGCCGGTCCGGCGCGGGGCTGCTGGAGCGGGGTGGGTCCAAGCCGGGTGTAGACACGGTGCCCGGCTGTTTTGCGCTGCTCTGAGCCACGTCGTGCTGCTGAGCGCTGGGCCGCGCCGATTCATAATGCTCCAAGTCCGTTTATCCTGGTATAGACGGGCTAATGATGCTCCAGGCTGGTTCCTGCTGGTTTATACTGGTCCACACTGGTCtgttctgctccctcctcctcctcggtgGGCCCCGGTGCCCGGGCcaggccccccagctcccccacgtCGCCGCGGGacacccagacccagccgctCTGGCGCACGTGGAAGACGTCGACGCAGCCCCCGGAGTAGGCGTCGCGGCGGGCGGCGTGGGCCACGGCGCGGCGGGCAAGGGCGTAGGCGGCGGCGGGCGGCATGTCAGGGCGGTAGGCCCCGTCCAGCAGCCCGTAGGCGTAGGGCGAGCCGGAGCCCACGGCCACCAGGTCCAGGGGCAGGCGGGTGCCGTCGCTGTGGACGTACCAGAGGCCGGGGCCGGCGCGGTCCCAGCCGCAAAGCGCCACGGCCACGCCCAGCCCGCGCCCCCGCCACGCCCGCAGCCCGCCCGCCAGCAGCGCCGCCGCCTCGGCCACGCCCGGCTCCCGCCCGTCCTCCTGGCAGCGCAGGGCCAGCTGGCAGCGCAGGGCCCGCAGCCACGTGGCGCAGTCGGCCGAGGTCCCCGAGGTGGTGGCCAGCAGCCGGGCGTGGACGGGCAGCACCTTGCGGGAGGCCGGGCAGGCCACGTAGGTGCCGCAGGACGAGCGGGTGTCAGCTGCTGCCACCACGCCCTGGGCCAGCCGGAAGGCCAGCGTGGTggtgccatggggcagggggcagggggtgtcagCAGGCACCGGGCAGGGGGGTGGCAGGGGCcacgggggcggcggggggcggggcccgcAGCACAGTAAGTCCTGCAGAGCCATGGGACagccaggagagtggggcggggagggagggtacCAGCAAATAtagggggacgggggaggggaatgtcgctggggggaggggagacagtgtcattggggcaggagagagtgggggggagggggagcagcgcTGGGCGGGAGGGAGCCCCCCGGTCGGTCtctgattcccccccacccagatGCTGCCTTGTCAGCTCCTGTCACGCTCCATTGCTCAGCCCGgcgtcccccacccccacgccgcgtcccctgcccagagctgggggcagagagagacgCACAGGGGATGTGTCAGGTAACAGCACCGGACCCCTCGCCCCACACCtaccagggctgggggggccgcgGGGGAAATGGGGGTGTCTCCATGCTCAGGAGGGGAGTGGCAGCACACACACccgaggtggggagggggttgcacGCGCACAAGGGGCTTTGCACTCGCACAAGGACTTTTGCACGGTCTCAGCGGGGCTTTGCATGCCCAAGGCGTTTGGAGGGTCGGGGGGAATTGGCACACCTGCCGTCTGCTTTCCACGTGCCCGGGTACTTGGCACACCCAAAGGCATACGGCCAGGTGCAAGGGGTTCTGTACAAATGGGGTGGGGATGCACTCAGAGGAATTGTACATGGGGCATGGCAGAGCACTTTGCACACTCAGAGGGGATTGTGCACATGCATGTGGGGGCTGGTGTGTTTTGATCCATACAAGGGGTAGCTTGCACACAGAGACAGGGGAGCCTGAGAGGGGGGCTGCACCTGCATAGGGAGCCACTGGCTGCCGTGCAAagggggctggcccagccccagGCATTTTGCACTCTTGAGTTGGGGTTGTACACACACATGTTGACGGGCAAGGAGCCACCCTTACACACCAGGCATTTTCGTGCACATCAGGGGCAGCTGACTCCAGCACAGGGCTTTGTTTTACCCCCACCTCTCCAAGAAGGTTTGAGGGAGTTGcatgctctgggggggaggggggggaagttgCACACAGAGACAGTAGCTTGCACATTCATGGGGCAATTTATAGGCTCCCAAGGGAATCTGCATATTGCAAAGGGATTTTCACACCCAGCAAGAGATTTGCATGCACACAAAGGGGTTTGCATAAATGAAAAGGGGGAGTTGTGCACTGGCAAAGAGGGGTTGCACAGTCAAGGGGGTGTTGCACACTCACAAAGGGGGTTGCACACACCCAGGAGCTTACCAATTTGCAAAAAGGGCTTGCACACTCATCAAGGGGGCTTGCACACTCCCAAATGGTTCCCACACTCCCAAAGGGGGATTTGCATGCTCCCGGGAGTTGCATGCTCACATGATGGGATGCACAAACATGCGGCAAAGAAGGGTTGCGCAGTCGAAAGGGTGTTGCACACTCACAATGGGGGTTGCACACTCATGTGGGCTGTTGCACACTCCCAGGTGGTTTGCACATTCACAAAGGGGCTTTGCACACTGGCCCCCAGAGGCTGCCAACTGATAAGTGAGTGTGCAGGGGGGGTTGCACTAGGGGTctcaggtgtccagttttggacaggAATacctgctgaccgggccattaagaGTCTGGTCAGTGTCAcggcagggctaaggcaggctccctgcctgccctggccccgcgtggctcctggaagcagcagcatgtcccccctccagctccaagGGGTAGTGagggggctccacgcactgcccccagccagagccctaacCCCCCCAcgccaaccctgatccccctccatcccagccccaccccggtgcccgcccccccggccagagccctcactcccccagccccaaccctgatccccctccatcccagccagAGACCTGGCccgccccaaccccaccccagtgaaaatgagtgagggggcggggccagggtgttCGGCTGGATGGGAGTAGAAAGGTGGCAGCCCGAGGTTGCACGGCCCTTGCACACGGACCGCAGGTGTGACCTGCCCCAGGAGGATTTGCACGCGCTGGGGGACGGGCGGCGCGCGGGGCTGCAGCCCCCGCCCTTTCCAGGGCCAGTCATGCCCCTAATAAAGATGGCCGCCGCTCACCATGTGTTAGACGGGAGCGAAGTGAGGCTGCTCATAACCAAGATGGCCGCTGCGGGATCTGTCACGTGATCTTCACTGACCTCGGAAAGAGGACGGACCGCCGCTTTCAGCAGGTAGTGAAGCCGCCTTGCCTTTTTCCAAGATGGCCGCCACGCACAGCTTTACGCGAGCCCATCACCCCAACCCAAGCTGGCCTCCGAACCCTGTGAGTGACCTAGGTCGTCTAGCCAGCTCGCCTTCAAGGCGCATGCGCTGCCCTCACCGAAGATGGCGCCCACGCACCATACATCTGATAGGAGGTGAAGTCACAGAGCCCTTCCGTCCAACATGGCGGTCACAGTGCCGCCGAGTCACGCTGTGCCCTCACCCAAGATGGCGGCCGGCCTTACATATGGGACAGGGCGAGGCCACGCCCCCATCCTGCCCTCACCTAAGATGGCGCTGGCCAGCCTGCTGCCGCCGGAGCTGGCCGTCAACCGGGCCGGCTTCTTCGGGCTGGCGGGGCGCTGCGAGCTCCAGGCCCCCGGGCCCCGCCCGGCCCCAGGCCCGCCCGGCTTGGCCCCGCCCGCCTGGGGGCTCCCGGCCGCGGGGGACGCCAGGATCGAGCTGCTGCACGGGACCACCACGCTGGCCTTCAAGGTGGGCGGGGCCGGAGAGGGAGACCCCCCCTCGCCCCAAGGGCAGCGCCAGCCAGGGGCGGGGCTAGGCTGGGAGACCCCCCCCataggaggagggggcggggctaggcTGGGAGACCCCCCCCataggaggagggggcggggctaggcTGGGAGACCCCCCCCataggaggagggggcggggcacagACTCTGCTATGTGTGTGGGGCGGGAATTAGGGGGGTGCCCCCTGTGACATGCTGCAGGGAAGGGGATTGAGGGCTGCGCCAGAGTCCATATGGGGGGCACAGTGGGGTCAGGGTCAGCCCCTCTGCTCCGGAGTGGGTTGGGCAGTGATCTGGGGTGGAGCGAGGGTGTAGGAATGGGGCTGCCATCCTCTGAGTGGGGGTGCCTTGCCCCAGGGGGGCCATAGCCGGGCTTGGGCCCCTGACCCGCCCACCCCTCCAGTGGCAGGAAAGTGGCGGTGGGGGGCACTGTGCTCTGGGGGGTCGTACCCCAGCTCGGTGTCCCCtgatccctcctcccccagttccaggagggtgtggtggtggggggcactGTGCTTGGGGGGGCACTGTGCTCCGGGGGGTCGTACCCCAGCTCGGTGCCCCctgatcctccctcccccagttccaggagggtgtggggggggcactgTGCCCTGGGGGGGCGTACCCCAGCTCGGTGCCCCctgatcctccctcccccagttctaggagggtgtggggggggcactgTGCCCTGGGGGGGCGTACCCCAGCTTGGTGCCCCctgatcctccctcccccagttctAGGAGGGCGTGGGGGGGGCACTGTGCCCTGGGGGGGCGTACCCCAGCTCGGTGCCccctgacccctcctcccccagttctaggagggtgtggggggggcactgTGCCCTGGGGGGGCGTACCCCAGCTCGGTGCCccctgacccctcctcccccagttccaGGAGGGCGTGGTGGTGGCGGTGGACTCGCGGGCCACAGCCGGCTCCTACGTGGCCTCGCAGACGGTGAAGAAGGTGATCGAGATCAACCCCTACCTGCTGGGCACCATGGCGGGCGGCGCCGCCGACTGCAGCTTCTGGGAGCGGCTGCTGGCCCGGCAGTGCCGCATCTACCAGCTGCGTAACAAGGAGCGCATCTCCGTGGCCGCCGCCTCCAAGCTGCTGGCCAACATGGTGTATCAGTACAAGGGGCTGGGCCTCCGCTTGGGGACCATGATCTGCGGCTGGGACAAGCGGGGCCCAGGTGagggcacccctgccccagagcacccagccccctcccgggattctccctgccccccggggCCCCAGAgtacccagccccctccccagctcctcccccctccattcaCTTGTCCCACCTTCCCCCTTGGGGTGATCCCCTTATCTACACCTTCCAGGGGACCCTCATTGCCCCATCCTCTCTCCTTGGGCTTCACTTTGGGGAGAGGAGTTACATGTGCAGTGCCCCCTGTCTCTGGGAAGAGGGGGGACCCcgtagctggggaggggggaccgCATCTCCGGGGGGAGCCTGCAGTAACCCCCCTCTTCCCTCAGGCCTGTACTATGTGGACAGTGAGGGGAACCGCCTCTCAGGCACCGCTTTCTCCGTGGGCTCGGGCTCGGTGTATGCCTACGGGGTGCTAGACCGCGGCTACGCGTCCGACCTGTCAGCCGAGGAGGCCTACGACCTGGCCCGCCGTGCCATCTACCAGGCCACCTACCGCGATGCCTACTCCGGGGGCGAGGTCAACCTGTACCATGTCCGGCAGGACGGCTGGGTCCGTGTCTCCACCGACGACGTGGCCCAGCTTCACGCTCAGTACTGCGGGGACCCGCAGGGGGACGGGGCCGCCTGAGTGTGGGCTGGGGCCGCGGGGGGGGGCACAGATTGGCCATGGGGATTCCCTGAAGGTTACAAAGGAAGGGGCGTGGCTGGGGTAACTGCACATGGCGGGGGACATGGCCTATAGCTGGGGGTGGAGCTAGGGCCATGGGGTGGCTGCAGGGGCCCATGGTG
Coding sequences within it:
- the PSMB11 gene encoding proteasome subunit beta type-11; its protein translation is MALQDLLCCGPRPPPPPWPLPPPCPVPADTPCPLPHGTTTLAFRLAQGVVAAADTRSSCGTYVACPASRKVLPVHARLLATTSGTSADCATWLRALRCQLALRCQEDGREPGVAEAAALLAGGLRAWRGRGLGVAVALCGWDRAGPGLWYVHSDGTRLPLDLVAVGSGSPYAYGLLDGAYRPDMPPAAAYALARRAVAHAARRDAYSGGCVDVFHVRQSGWVWVSRGDVGELGGLARAPGPTEEEEGAEQTSVDQYKPAGTSLEHH
- the PSMB5 gene encoding proteasome subunit beta type-5, translating into MALASLLPPELAVNRAGFFGLAGRCELQAPGPRPAPGPPGLAPPAWGLPAAGDARIELLHGTTTLAFKFQEGVVVAVDSRATAGSYVASQTVKKVIEINPYLLGTMAGGAADCSFWERLLARQCRIYQLRNKERISVAAASKLLANMVYQYKGLGLRLGTMICGWDKRGPGLYYVDSEGNRLSGTAFSVGSGSVYAYGVLDRGYASDLSAEEAYDLARRAIYQATYRDAYSGGEVNLYHVRQDGWVRVSTDDVAQLHAQYCGDPQGDGAA